The following proteins come from a genomic window of Corallococcus sp. NCRR:
- a CDS encoding dipeptidyl-peptidase 3 family protein — protein sequence MPKSRTLLPLLGALLLSGAAPAQEAPARLPDAPTLKRMTARFAPVDVKVDVSKLPDAEKRALAKILQAARIMDPLFLSQAWAGNQTLLLDLVKDTTPLGKERLHAFLLNKGPWSRLDEAKPFIPGVPAKPDEGNFYPAGATKAEVEAWVKSLPEAQQHAATGFFTTLRKGPDGKFVSVPYSVEYQGELGMAAQLLREAAALTQQPTLKRFLEARAAAFLSNDYYASEVAWMELDASVEPTIGPYEVYEDGWFNYKAAFEAFIGVRDDAETQKLAKFSAELQELENNLPIDQGLRNPKLGALAPIRVINSIYSSGDGNRGVQTAAFNLPNDERVAAEKGTKRVMLKNIQEAKFQRVLVPIAKVALPAKDRKDVSFDAFFTHILMHELMHGLGPHNVTVAGKQTTVRQALQAASSAIEEAKADISGLWALQRLVDKGTLDKDLQRTMYTTFLASAFRSIRFGIDEAHGKGIALQLNHFLDTGAVKVNADDTFEVVPDKMHAAVTSLTNQLMTLQAQGDRAAAEALLAKQGVVRPSVQKVLERLKNVPVDIEPRYVTADSLVKDFGAPAAK from the coding sequence ATGCCCAAGTCCAGAACCCTGCTGCCCCTGCTCGGCGCGCTGCTCCTGTCGGGCGCCGCCCCCGCCCAGGAAGCCCCCGCCCGCCTGCCGGACGCCCCGACGCTGAAGCGGATGACCGCGCGCTTCGCCCCCGTGGACGTCAAGGTGGACGTGTCCAAGCTGCCGGACGCGGAGAAGCGCGCCCTGGCCAAGATCCTCCAGGCCGCCCGCATCATGGACCCCCTCTTCCTGAGCCAGGCGTGGGCGGGCAACCAGACCCTGCTGCTGGACCTGGTGAAGGACACCACGCCCCTGGGCAAGGAGCGGCTGCACGCGTTCCTGCTCAACAAGGGCCCCTGGTCGCGCCTGGACGAGGCGAAGCCGTTCATCCCTGGCGTACCGGCCAAGCCGGACGAGGGGAACTTCTACCCCGCCGGCGCCACCAAGGCGGAGGTGGAGGCGTGGGTGAAGAGCCTGCCGGAGGCGCAGCAGCACGCGGCCACGGGCTTCTTCACCACGCTGCGCAAGGGGCCGGACGGCAAGTTCGTGAGCGTGCCCTACAGCGTCGAGTACCAGGGCGAGCTGGGCATGGCCGCGCAGCTCTTGCGTGAGGCCGCGGCGCTCACCCAGCAGCCCACGCTGAAGCGCTTCCTGGAGGCGCGCGCGGCGGCGTTCCTGTCCAACGACTACTACGCGAGCGAGGTCGCGTGGATGGAGCTGGACGCGAGCGTGGAGCCCACCATCGGGCCCTATGAGGTCTACGAGGACGGCTGGTTCAACTACAAGGCCGCGTTCGAGGCCTTCATCGGCGTGCGCGACGACGCGGAGACGCAGAAGCTGGCGAAGTTCAGCGCGGAGCTCCAGGAGCTGGAGAACAACCTCCCGATTGACCAGGGTCTGCGCAACCCGAAGCTGGGCGCCCTGGCCCCCATCCGCGTCATCAACAGCATCTATTCGTCCGGTGACGGCAACCGGGGCGTGCAGACGGCGGCCTTCAACCTGCCCAACGACGAGCGCGTGGCGGCGGAGAAGGGCACCAAGCGCGTGATGCTCAAGAACATCCAGGAGGCCAAGTTCCAGCGGGTGCTGGTGCCCATCGCGAAGGTGGCGCTGCCCGCGAAGGACCGCAAGGACGTGTCCTTCGACGCCTTCTTCACGCACATCCTCATGCACGAGCTGATGCACGGCCTGGGGCCCCACAACGTCACCGTGGCCGGGAAGCAGACGACGGTGCGTCAGGCGCTGCAGGCGGCCTCCAGCGCGATTGAAGAGGCCAAGGCGGACATCTCCGGCCTGTGGGCGCTCCAGCGGCTGGTGGACAAGGGCACGCTGGACAAGGACCTGCAGCGGACCATGTACACGACGTTCCTCGCGTCCGCGTTCCGCTCCATCCGCTTCGGCATCGACGAGGCGCACGGCAAGGGCATCGCGCTCCAGCTCAACCACTTCCTGGACACCGGCGCGGTGAAGGTGAACGCGGACGACACGTTCGAAGTCGTGCCGGACAAGATGCATGCCGCCGTCACGTCGCTGACGAACCAGCTCATGACGCTCCAGGCCCAGGGTGACCGCGCCGCCGCGGAGGCGCTGCTCGCGAAGCAGGGCGTGGTGCGCCCCTCCGTGCAGAAGGTGCTGGAGCGGCTGAAGAACGTGCCGGTGGACATCGAGCCGCGCTACGTCACCGCCGACTCGCTGGTGAAGGACTTCGGTGCCCCCGCCGCGAAGTAG
- the htpG gene encoding molecular chaperone HtpG codes for MSAETHPQRETHSFQAEIQQLLSLVINSLYSHQEIFLRELVSNASDALDKLRFRSITEPELLKDEPALELRIIPDADKGILTIEDTGIGMTHDELVKNLGTIAHSGSREFLQALAQKGKNDVQLIGQFGVGFYSAYLVADRVEVVSRAAGETSAWKWASEAHGTFTVEPAEKATRGTAITLHLKADQKEFLDEWKLKQLITQYSDYVGHPIKLQVTKHVGSGDTQATETALEVVNKASALWQRPKSEITDEQYQEFYKHLTHDYDKPLAWTHFKADGTQQFTGLLFVPRHPPFDMNSQQQRGVRLFVKRVFIMDRCEDLVPQWLRFVRGVIDSDDLPLNVSREMLQDSAVVRAIRKHVVKKSLDLLEKLAKDKPDDYRAFWESFGTVLKEGLTLETEYREKLGALVRYESSREEGLTSLADYVGRMKEGQEAIYYVYGESRKAVADSPHLEALKQRGYEVLFMTDPVDEWAAQGLREFQGKALVSALNADLKLQSTEEEKKAKEQQSEGLKGLTDKMKDVLKEDVREVRVSDRLTDSPVCLVVSEGGTPAYLERLLKERGKGMPRIKRILEVNPKHPVIEHLRGLLANDPAAPQVGEWIELLHDQALLTEGSPLSDPNRFARRMTALLTQVATQMPPPTATPAATQAQST; via the coding sequence ATGTCCGCAGAGACCCACCCCCAGCGGGAAACCCATTCATTCCAGGCGGAGATCCAGCAGCTCCTGAGCCTGGTCATCAACTCGCTCTACAGCCACCAGGAGATCTTCCTGCGTGAGCTGGTGTCCAACGCGTCCGACGCGCTGGACAAGCTGCGCTTCCGCTCCATCACGGAGCCGGAGCTGCTCAAGGACGAGCCCGCGCTGGAGCTGCGCATCATCCCGGACGCCGACAAGGGCATCCTCACCATCGAGGACACCGGCATCGGCATGACGCACGACGAGCTGGTGAAGAACCTGGGCACCATCGCGCACTCGGGTTCGCGCGAGTTCCTCCAGGCGCTGGCGCAGAAGGGCAAGAACGACGTGCAGCTCATCGGCCAGTTCGGCGTGGGCTTCTACAGCGCGTACCTCGTCGCGGACCGCGTGGAGGTGGTGAGCCGCGCGGCCGGTGAGACATCCGCGTGGAAGTGGGCGTCGGAGGCGCACGGCACGTTCACGGTGGAGCCGGCGGAGAAGGCCACGCGCGGCACCGCCATCACGCTGCACCTGAAGGCGGACCAGAAGGAGTTCCTGGACGAGTGGAAGCTGAAGCAGCTCATCACCCAGTACTCGGACTACGTGGGCCACCCCATCAAGCTCCAGGTGACGAAGCACGTGGGCAGCGGGGACACGCAGGCCACGGAGACGGCGCTGGAGGTGGTGAACAAGGCCAGCGCCCTCTGGCAGCGTCCGAAGAGCGAAATCACGGACGAGCAGTACCAGGAGTTCTACAAGCACCTGACGCACGACTACGACAAGCCGCTGGCGTGGACGCACTTCAAGGCGGACGGCACGCAGCAGTTCACCGGCCTGCTCTTCGTGCCCCGGCACCCGCCGTTCGACATGAACTCGCAGCAGCAGCGCGGCGTGCGGCTGTTCGTCAAGCGCGTGTTCATCATGGACCGCTGCGAGGACCTGGTGCCGCAGTGGCTGCGCTTCGTGCGCGGCGTCATCGACTCGGACGACCTGCCGCTCAACGTGTCGCGTGAGATGTTGCAGGACTCGGCGGTGGTACGAGCCATCCGCAAGCACGTGGTGAAGAAGTCGCTGGACCTCCTGGAGAAGCTGGCCAAGGACAAGCCGGACGACTACCGCGCGTTCTGGGAGTCCTTCGGCACGGTGCTGAAGGAGGGCCTGACGCTGGAGACGGAGTACCGCGAGAAGCTGGGCGCGCTGGTGCGCTACGAGTCCTCGCGCGAGGAGGGGCTCACGTCGCTGGCGGACTACGTGGGCCGCATGAAGGAGGGCCAGGAGGCCATCTATTACGTCTACGGCGAGAGCCGGAAGGCGGTGGCGGACAGCCCGCACCTGGAGGCGCTGAAGCAGCGCGGCTACGAGGTGCTCTTCATGACCGACCCGGTGGACGAGTGGGCCGCGCAGGGCCTGCGTGAGTTCCAGGGCAAAGCGCTGGTCTCCGCGCTCAACGCGGACCTGAAGCTCCAGTCCACGGAGGAGGAGAAGAAGGCGAAGGAGCAGCAGTCCGAGGGGCTCAAGGGCCTGACGGACAAGATGAAGGACGTGCTGAAGGAGGACGTGCGCGAGGTGCGCGTGTCGGACCGCCTCACGGACTCTCCGGTGTGCCTGGTGGTGTCGGAGGGCGGCACGCCGGCCTACCTGGAGCGCCTGCTCAAGGAGCGCGGCAAGGGGATGCCGCGCATCAAGCGCATCCTGGAGGTCAACCCCAAGCACCCGGTCATCGAGCACCTGCGCGGGCTCCTCGCGAACGACCCGGCCGCGCCGCAGGTGGGCGAGTGGATTGAACTGCTCCACGACCAGGCGCTGCTCACGGAAGGAAGCCCGCTGAGCGACCCGAACCGCTTCGCCCGGCGCATGACGGCGCTGCTCACGCAGGTGGCCACCCAGATGCCGCCGCCCACGGCCACTCCGGCGGCGACGCAGGCGCAGTCCACCTGA
- a CDS encoding 2-dehydropantoate 2-reductase — protein MASTPEVVVFGAGSIGCYVGGRLAATGATVRFIGRERIVAEVRAHGLHLTDWQGADLKVPSADVRIDTGPEALSTADLVLVTVKSAATEEAGQTLAPRLKPGAIVISFQNGLHNAAVLRGLLPGLTVLTGMVPFNVAAQGQGHFHAGSEGTLEVERHAVLAPFVEAFTRAGLALKQHADIVAVQWAKLLFNLNNALNALANLPLKEELSQRAWRRCLALAQGEALAVLERAGVKPAKLTPLPPGWIPVLLGSPDAVFGVLAKKMLAIDPKARSSMWDDLHAGRKTEVDYLNGEVVRLAHQHNLSAPVNSRLVELIREAESGQRRPWTGEALLADLKQAELENWG, from the coding sequence ATGGCTTCGACTCCTGAAGTGGTCGTCTTCGGCGCGGGCAGCATCGGCTGTTACGTGGGCGGGCGGCTCGCCGCGACGGGCGCGACGGTGCGCTTCATCGGCCGTGAGCGAATCGTGGCGGAGGTGCGTGCGCATGGCCTGCACCTGACGGACTGGCAGGGCGCGGACCTGAAGGTGCCCTCGGCGGACGTGCGCATCGACACGGGGCCGGAGGCGCTGTCCACGGCGGACCTGGTGCTCGTCACGGTGAAGTCCGCGGCGACGGAGGAGGCGGGACAGACGCTCGCGCCGCGGCTCAAGCCCGGGGCCATCGTCATCAGCTTCCAGAACGGCCTGCACAACGCGGCGGTGCTGCGGGGACTGCTGCCCGGCCTCACGGTGCTCACGGGCATGGTGCCCTTCAACGTCGCGGCGCAGGGGCAGGGGCACTTCCACGCGGGGTCGGAGGGCACGCTGGAGGTGGAGCGGCACGCGGTGCTCGCGCCGTTCGTGGAGGCCTTCACCCGCGCGGGGCTGGCGCTGAAGCAGCACGCGGACATCGTCGCGGTCCAGTGGGCGAAGCTGTTGTTCAACCTCAACAACGCGCTCAACGCGCTGGCGAACCTGCCGTTGAAGGAGGAGTTGTCACAGCGCGCGTGGCGGCGGTGCCTAGCGCTCGCGCAGGGCGAGGCGCTGGCGGTGCTGGAGCGTGCCGGGGTGAAGCCCGCGAAGCTGACGCCGCTGCCGCCGGGATGGATTCCGGTACTGCTGGGCTCACCGGACGCGGTGTTCGGAGTGCTGGCGAAGAAGATGCTGGCCATCGACCCGAAGGCGCGCTCGTCCATGTGGGACGACCTGCACGCGGGCCGCAAGACGGAGGTGGACTATCTCAACGGCGAGGTGGTCCGGCTGGCCCACCAACACAACCTCTCCGCGCCGGTGAACTCGCGGCTCGTGGAGCTCATCCGCGAGGCGGAAAGTGGGCAGCGCCGCCCGTGGACCGGGGAGGCGCTGCTCGCGGACCTGAAGCAGGCGGAGCTCGAGAACTGGGGATGA
- a CDS encoding CPBP family intramembrane glutamic endopeptidase — MTASPVGPPSAGDAALPRWRVAAAGGVLAWTALVHVHPPRFFAVASVFCAVWLAVTWRAMGPWHRPLPSLSLPDAAWGVAQAVVLYAGARAFLWAFCGGFTDALCGPLQSIYATFGTGSLGTGLALVLLLVPAEELFWRGWVQGALRPRLGRWGAVAGSAVLSSVVLLGFGEPLLALAALPTSLAWGALAEWRRTPAAAWVSHALWDVLIVVVWPAT, encoded by the coding sequence ATGACTGCTTCTCCCGTTGGACCGCCGTCAGCCGGTGACGCGGCCCTGCCACGCTGGCGGGTCGCGGCCGCTGGCGGCGTGCTGGCCTGGACGGCGCTGGTGCACGTGCATCCGCCGCGCTTCTTCGCTGTCGCCTCGGTCTTCTGCGCCGTGTGGCTCGCGGTGACGTGGCGGGCGATGGGCCCCTGGCACAGGCCGCTTCCCTCCCTGTCGCTTCCGGATGCCGCGTGGGGTGTCGCCCAGGCGGTGGTGCTGTACGCGGGCGCGAGGGCCTTCCTGTGGGCGTTCTGCGGCGGCTTCACCGACGCGCTCTGCGGGCCACTGCAATCCATCTACGCGACGTTCGGCACGGGCTCGCTGGGGACGGGGCTGGCCCTGGTGCTGCTGCTCGTCCCGGCGGAGGAGCTGTTCTGGCGCGGGTGGGTGCAGGGCGCGCTGCGTCCCCGGCTGGGCCGGTGGGGCGCGGTCGCTGGGTCGGCGGTGCTGTCGAGCGTCGTGCTGCTGGGCTTCGGAGAGCCGCTGCTGGCCCTGGCCGCGCTGCCCACGTCGCTCGCCTGGGGCGCGCTGGCCGAGTGGCGCCGGACGCCCGCCGCGGCCTGGGTGAGCCATGCCCTGTGGGACGTGCTCATCGTCGTGGTGTGGCCCGCGACGTGA
- a CDS encoding S8 family peptidase: protein MLRRLALLGLLGLVACGETSDDDDDDTDTSSTKGTVSGSLQPFQAGSAAANGGSSLDAFFSLPGAKDLSQKVSKALAARGVWRTGIPAKPLTHEASLLPGEIIIRFDTPGLSAEEAVAQARVAGYHVVHQAFLSETQHLLRYEVSQPQAMSGGAPTVRALTQAEHVRVLSQVLAVQGVKNAESNMRVRALAVPNDPLYSRQWHYKNMNLPAAWDLGTGSESIVVAVVDTGITSHPDLNTRVLPGMDLISSLTNAGDGDGVDSDPTDNGRDLPNGGSSFHGTHVAGTIGASSNNGVGVAGVTWSGRNILPVRVLGTQGGSLADIIAGVTWSSGGAVTGVRANTTPARVINMSLGGEGSPSTEMQTAINAANARGAIIVVAAGNENVNTSNSFPCNQQNVICVGATRFNGKRAGYSNFGAQVDIMATGGQTSEDRNGDGFPDGVLSTLPNSSNQPSYDWYQGTSMATPHVAGIVALMLAQDPTLTTSDVEEILKSTADTTSQCSEGCGAGQVDAYAAVLRAKGGGDTSLPPKLAITTTQLSFTGASSQALTVRNNGGGTLQVSVAVSGANASAVSVSSSSLSVPAYKSAPLNVSVTPGSLAPGSYVAQIDLTGASGAGTAQVLVKFRVGATETKDAVIGFAYLDAAGEVQVDDDGISLVSATGGYNYSLKMTPRDYLVLASIDDTGEGDYFDDGDRVGFWRDTTQVETVTVTKGKTTSGISFTLVPYQSPDEGDGSDSKIGEACTRNSDCGTNGQCATGQYFPGGYCTQDCLTSSCPAGSACYSSSSGTSAFCFASCTPGVAGECRTGSGYVCGDDGSGNGVCLTP, encoded by the coding sequence ATGCTCCGCCGCCTTGCCCTCCTGGGATTGCTCGGTCTCGTGGCCTGTGGCGAAACCAGCGACGATGATGATGACGACACCGACACCTCCTCGACGAAGGGGACCGTGTCGGGCTCCCTGCAGCCGTTCCAGGCCGGCTCCGCCGCCGCGAACGGCGGGTCGTCGCTGGACGCGTTCTTCTCCCTGCCGGGCGCGAAGGACCTGTCCCAGAAGGTCTCCAAGGCCCTGGCGGCGCGGGGCGTGTGGCGCACGGGCATCCCGGCGAAGCCGCTGACGCACGAGGCGTCGCTGCTGCCGGGGGAGATCATCATCCGCTTCGACACGCCGGGCCTGTCCGCGGAGGAGGCCGTCGCGCAGGCGCGCGTCGCGGGCTACCACGTCGTGCACCAGGCGTTCCTGAGCGAGACGCAGCACCTGCTGCGCTACGAGGTGAGCCAGCCGCAGGCGATGTCCGGCGGCGCGCCCACCGTGCGCGCGCTCACCCAGGCGGAGCACGTGCGCGTGCTGTCCCAGGTGCTGGCCGTGCAGGGCGTGAAGAACGCGGAGAGCAACATGCGGGTGCGGGCGCTGGCCGTCCCGAATGATCCGCTCTATTCGCGGCAGTGGCACTACAAGAACATGAACCTGCCGGCGGCCTGGGACCTGGGCACGGGCAGCGAGTCCATCGTCGTGGCGGTGGTGGACACCGGCATCACGTCGCACCCGGACCTGAACACGCGCGTGCTGCCGGGCATGGACCTCATCTCCAGCCTCACCAACGCGGGTGACGGCGATGGCGTGGACTCGGACCCGACGGACAACGGCAGGGACCTGCCCAACGGCGGCTCGTCGTTCCACGGCACGCACGTGGCGGGGACCATTGGCGCGTCGTCCAACAACGGCGTGGGCGTGGCGGGCGTCACCTGGTCCGGCCGGAACATCCTGCCGGTGCGCGTGCTGGGCACGCAGGGCGGCTCGCTGGCGGACATCATCGCGGGCGTCACCTGGTCCAGCGGTGGCGCGGTCACCGGCGTGCGGGCGAACACCACGCCCGCGCGGGTCATCAACATGAGCCTGGGCGGCGAGGGTTCTCCGTCGACGGAGATGCAGACCGCCATCAACGCGGCCAACGCGCGCGGGGCCATCATCGTGGTGGCCGCGGGCAACGAGAACGTCAACACCTCCAACAGCTTCCCCTGCAACCAGCAGAACGTCATCTGCGTGGGCGCGACGCGCTTCAACGGCAAGCGCGCCGGCTACTCCAACTTCGGCGCGCAGGTGGACATCATGGCCACCGGCGGGCAGACGAGCGAGGACCGCAACGGCGACGGCTTCCCGGACGGCGTGCTGTCCACGCTGCCCAACAGCAGCAACCAGCCTTCGTATGACTGGTACCAGGGCACCAGCATGGCCACGCCGCACGTGGCGGGCATCGTGGCGCTGATGCTGGCGCAGGACCCGACGCTCACGACGTCGGACGTGGAGGAGATCCTGAAGTCCACCGCGGACACGACCAGCCAGTGCTCCGAGGGCTGCGGCGCGGGCCAGGTGGACGCGTACGCCGCCGTGCTGCGCGCCAAGGGCGGCGGTGACACGTCGCTGCCCCCGAAGCTGGCCATCACCACCACGCAGCTGTCCTTCACCGGCGCGTCGTCGCAGGCGCTGACGGTGCGCAACAACGGCGGTGGCACGCTGCAGGTGAGCGTGGCCGTCTCTGGCGCCAACGCCTCCGCGGTGTCCGTCTCCAGCAGCTCGCTGTCGGTCCCCGCGTACAAGTCCGCGCCGCTGAACGTCAGTGTCACCCCGGGCTCGCTGGCGCCGGGCAGCTACGTGGCGCAGATCGACCTGACCGGCGCGTCCGGTGCGGGCACCGCGCAGGTGCTGGTGAAGTTCCGCGTGGGCGCCACGGAGACGAAGGACGCGGTCATCGGGTTCGCGTACCTGGACGCGGCGGGCGAGGTGCAGGTCGACGACGACGGCATCTCCCTGGTGTCCGCGACCGGTGGGTACAACTACAGCCTGAAGATGACCCCGCGCGACTACCTGGTGCTGGCGTCCATCGACGACACCGGCGAAGGGGACTACTTCGACGATGGCGACCGCGTGGGCTTCTGGCGTGACACCACCCAGGTGGAGACCGTCACGGTGACGAAGGGCAAGACGACGAGCGGCATCAGCTTCACCCTGGTGCCGTACCAGTCCCCGGACGAGGGCGACGGGTCCGACTCGAAGATTGGCGAGGCCTGCACCCGCAACAGTGACTGCGGCACCAACGGGCAGTGTGCCACGGGCCAGTACTTCCCGGGGGGCTACTGCACCCAGGACTGCCTCACGTCGAGCTGCCCGGCGGGGTCCGCCTGCTACAGCAGCTCGAGCGGCACCAGCGCCTTCTGCTTCGCGTCGTGCACGCCGGGCGTGGCGGGAGAGTGCCGCACCGGCTCCGGTTACGTGTGCGGCGACGATGGCTCCGGCAACGGCGTGTGCCTCACGCCGTGA
- a CDS encoding acyl carrier protein, whose translation MTADEILAGLREILEELAGVSPDDVEPGKSFTDDLEVDSLSMIEVVVAAEEKFSVKIPDEEVQNLKTVQDAVDYIEKHH comes from the coding sequence ATGACCGCGGATGAAATACTGGCGGGTCTCCGGGAGATCCTCGAGGAGCTTGCGGGTGTGTCGCCGGACGACGTCGAGCCTGGGAAGTCCTTCACGGACGACCTCGAGGTCGACAGTCTGAGCATGATCGAGGTCGTGGTGGCGGCCGAGGAGAAGTTCAGCGTCAAGATCCCCGATGAAGAGGTTCAGAACCTCAAGACCGTCCAGGACGCAGTGGACTACATCGAAAAGCACCACTGA
- a CDS encoding NAD(P)/FAD-dependent oxidoreductase, with translation MAKRPGVIVVGGGLAGLACATALLDARVDAHVLEAGDAPGGRVRTDSHEGFLLDRGFQVYLTAYPEGRRVLDLKALSLQRFIPGAKVWRGGRLHTLADPLRHPVTAVSHLFDAPGGLADKLRVLELRQHAISGELGDLWQRPQQESRRFLMDLGFSEEMLEAFFTPFLGGIFLERGLTTSSRMLEFVFRMFATGYAAVPEQGMGAIPAQLAAKLPSGALRMRVRVEEVWGHRVRLPRGELVHADAVVVATDPNSAASLLVGMPAPRMNRVTCLYFAAPEPPVEGPWLVLNGEGRGPVNNVAVMSEVSAAYAPQGQALVAVSVVDDAGGADSLEARVRAQLTEWFGAAVSAWRHLRTYTLAEALPAQPPSALVEPHRPVRLAPGLYVCGDHRENASIDGALVSGRRAAEAVLQDLGR, from the coding sequence ATGGCGAAGCGGCCCGGGGTCATCGTGGTGGGTGGGGGGCTCGCGGGCCTGGCGTGCGCGACGGCGCTGCTGGACGCGCGCGTGGACGCGCATGTCCTGGAGGCAGGGGACGCGCCGGGCGGCAGAGTGCGCACCGACTCGCACGAGGGGTTCCTGCTGGACCGGGGCTTCCAGGTGTACCTCACCGCCTACCCGGAGGGCCGGCGGGTGCTGGACCTGAAGGCCCTCTCCCTCCAGCGCTTCATCCCCGGCGCGAAGGTGTGGCGGGGTGGGCGGCTGCACACGCTGGCGGACCCGCTGCGGCATCCCGTCACGGCGGTGTCACACCTGTTCGACGCACCGGGGGGCCTGGCGGACAAGCTGCGCGTGTTGGAGCTGCGGCAGCACGCCATCTCCGGTGAGCTGGGAGACCTGTGGCAGCGGCCGCAGCAGGAGTCGCGGCGCTTCCTGATGGACCTGGGCTTCTCCGAGGAGATGCTCGAAGCGTTCTTCACGCCCTTCCTGGGCGGCATCTTCCTGGAGCGGGGGCTGACGACGTCCAGCCGGATGCTGGAGTTCGTGTTCCGGATGTTCGCGACGGGGTACGCGGCCGTCCCCGAGCAGGGGATGGGCGCCATCCCCGCGCAGCTGGCGGCGAAGCTGCCTTCGGGCGCGCTGCGGATGCGCGTGCGTGTGGAGGAGGTGTGGGGTCACCGGGTGCGCCTGCCGCGCGGAGAGCTGGTGCACGCGGACGCCGTCGTGGTGGCGACGGATCCAAACAGCGCGGCGTCGCTGCTCGTGGGAATGCCCGCGCCCCGGATGAACCGCGTGACGTGTCTGTACTTCGCGGCGCCGGAGCCACCGGTGGAGGGGCCGTGGCTCGTGCTGAATGGCGAGGGGCGCGGACCGGTGAACAACGTGGCGGTGATGAGCGAGGTGTCCGCCGCGTACGCGCCCCAAGGCCAGGCGCTGGTGGCGGTGTCCGTGGTGGACGACGCGGGCGGCGCGGACTCACTGGAGGCGCGCGTGCGTGCACAGCTCACGGAGTGGTTCGGCGCGGCGGTGTCCGCGTGGCGGCATCTGCGCACGTACACCCTCGCGGAGGCGCTTCCCGCGCAGCCTCCGTCCGCGCTGGTGGAGCCGCACCGGCCCGTGCGGCTGGCCCCGGGGCTCTACGTGTGCGGAGACCACCGGGAGAACGCCTCCATCGACGGTGCGCTCGTGTCGGGGCGCCGCGCGGCGGAGGCGGTGTTGCAGGACCTGGGGCGCTAG
- the aroF gene encoding 3-deoxy-7-phosphoheptulonate synthase — MLIVMRPDATAQDIERVNDEIRRRGWHPHAIPGGSRTAIGITGNPGAVEPEPFRVLPGVADAIPISQPFKLVSREVKPDDSLVRVGDLTLGGAAIHVIAGPCSVESREQIISTAQAVKQAGATMLRGGAFKPRTSPYEFQGLKGDGLALLAEARKETGLLVTTEVKDTATLAAVAEHTDILQVGARNMQNFSLLEAVGETRKPVLLKRGISATIKELLMAAEYIVARGNTQVILCERGIRTFENMTRNTLDLNAVPMLKALTHLPVFVDPSHGIGVRKAVPAMMRAAVAAGADGLIVEVHPDPPRARSDGFQSLDFSEFEKAMGEVRAIAQAMGREMVRLG; from the coding sequence ATGTTGATCGTGATGCGCCCAGACGCGACGGCCCAGGACATCGAGCGAGTGAACGATGAGATCCGCCGCCGCGGCTGGCATCCGCACGCGATACCTGGGGGCTCCCGCACCGCCATCGGCATCACCGGCAACCCCGGCGCGGTGGAGCCGGAGCCCTTCCGCGTGCTCCCCGGCGTCGCGGACGCGATCCCCATCTCCCAGCCGTTCAAGCTGGTCAGCCGCGAGGTGAAGCCGGACGACAGCCTGGTGCGCGTGGGCGACCTCACGCTCGGCGGCGCCGCCATCCACGTCATCGCGGGCCCCTGCTCCGTGGAGTCGCGCGAGCAGATCATCTCCACCGCGCAGGCGGTGAAGCAGGCGGGCGCCACCATGCTGCGCGGCGGCGCGTTCAAGCCGCGCACCAGCCCCTATGAGTTCCAGGGCCTCAAGGGTGACGGCCTGGCGCTGCTCGCGGAGGCGCGCAAGGAGACGGGCCTGCTGGTGACGACGGAGGTGAAGGACACGGCGACGCTGGCCGCCGTCGCGGAGCACACCGACATCCTCCAGGTGGGCGCGCGCAACATGCAGAACTTCAGCCTGCTGGAGGCGGTGGGCGAGACGCGCAAGCCCGTGCTGCTCAAGCGCGGCATCAGCGCCACCATCAAGGAGCTGTTGATGGCGGCCGAGTACATCGTCGCGCGCGGCAACACCCAGGTCATCCTCTGCGAGCGGGGCATCCGCACGTTCGAGAACATGACGCGCAACACGCTGGATTTGAACGCGGTGCCCATGCTCAAGGCGCTCACGCACCTGCCGGTGTTCGTGGACCCGTCGCACGGCATCGGCGTGCGCAAGGCCGTCCCCGCGATGATGCGGGCCGCGGTCGCCGCGGGCGCGGACGGCCTCATCGTGGAGGTGCACCCGGATCCGCCGCGCGCCCGGTCGGACGGCTTCCAGTCGCTGGACTTCTCCGAGTTCGAGAAGGCCATGGGTGAAGTGCGGGCCATCGCCCAGGCGATGGGACGCGAAATGGTCAGGCTGGGATAG